The Ipomoea triloba cultivar NCNSP0323 chromosome 4, ASM357664v1 DNA segment AAAAATTGTGCCTTCTGAAGTAACAATTGCTCTCCTCCAACGAGCGATACAAGAACATGAGAATGACAAGTTTCTTATTGATGGCTTCCCTCGCAATGAGGAAAACCGCGAAGCTTTTGAGCGTGTTGTAAGTCTAGTAAAGAATAAGTTGCATTGGCGTTACCTAGCAGCTCAAGCATTTTTATTATGTGAACGAAAATAATATTCGTTGTTTTACAGACTGGAATTCTGCCTGAATTTGTCCTCTTCTTTGATTGTCCCGAAGAAGAGATGGAGAAGCGTCTTTTGGGTCGGAATCAGGTTTGATATATAATTTGCAAGTTTCTGATCTTTGTttggtgctttttttttttttcctctcaatTCTCTTGATTAGTGATACTTCTATTTTCTTGCACGAAGGGAAGAGAAGATGACAACATAGAAACAATAAGGAAGCGATTTAACGTTTACATGGAATCTAGTCTCCCTGTTATTGAATATTACAAGTCAAAGGGAAAGGTTCAAAAGGTAACGTCTTTCACTTCTGACGTAAAGCTTACCCCTTCCTTGAAGGAATAGCAAAGAGAAACCATTCTATTCGACAGCTAACACCATGTGATGCCTTCAGATCAATGCTGCCAAGCCTGTTGATGAAGTTTTTGAAGCGGTTAAAGCTGTGTTCACACCGTCAGATGCAAAGGTAAAGCATTGCTATCGTTGGATCTGACAAAAACGTTCATGATAGCAGTGGTGTGAGGCAtgtgtttccattattctcgaTATGATAGTGACTTCACCACATGCAACGTAACATTAGTTTTCATCGACTCCCTTCACCTTTGCTTGATATGAGAATCCGGGAATTAAATACAGAGTTACTGATGATTAGGCCACTTACCAATTTCCCCGAAAGGAATTCTGGTTTCAATTTAGCCCTTCTTCACTAGAAGAACCCATCTGCTATTCTGCTCAAATTCTCGTAGCACCTCTTAAAATCTAGACGTCgtagaaatatataaattctcATTTCTTGCACCTAGGTAGCATCAATATTGATATGAACTTAGGCCCTAACTACATCACTGAGTTTAAGTTTGTCCCAAGCATTATATATCAGCCGAGATTCTCATCAGTAACCGATCTAGGACCCATTATCCCGCCCCCTTAAGACTGCAGGTCCTAATGTAAAACTATCGAGCCAATGATTACAAGTTTCGGAATTCACGTGTATCTTACGCTTACAGATTTTAGAGCTGACAGGTTTATAACTGTATATTACAGGTTGCTGCAGCTTGAGGAATGTAAGACAAGATGGCAGATTTCTTGTTGTTGCAGAGAGAGTTGGTTTGTGTTGTGTATCTGTTATAGAGATGATTATATACAGATGGTTACAATATTCTTTTTTAGTTAAACCATATATATGTTGAAGTCTGTGTGAGGTTTTTGCCTCTTTGTTGTCATTAGTTATATGGATGGATTGTGAGAAATAATGTACTGTATGATTACATTGAGAATGGAGAATTTTGTGTTTGGTCTCTTTCTACATCACCCTTATATCTGCTTCCTGGTATAGTTTAATTGGTCAATTAACTCAGAACAAGTTGAGAAGTTCTGTTTTGCCAGTAGACCTAGGTGTAGAGTTCAAACCCTACCTACTAATGGTTATAAGTTGAGAAGTTTTGCTTTGCTGGAAGTCGCAGGTGCAAGGTTTGAATTCTACCTTCGAAAGACAAAAAAAGGGGTCGAATTCTACCTACCAAGGACTAAAAAACAGCATTTGGGGTTGATAGGCATGAATATTTGAAAAGATAGTTATGGCTTATGAGAGTCTAAGTAATGCACAAAAGGAGTGATTGAGTGGGTAATGGATAATTCTTATACTGGAACTAGGATGTTATCTCTCCGGTATGTTACCATAgatattaattaacaaaatgtcAAAAGTATACCTTTGCTAGTTGATGCTTGATAGTAAAAACAACAAGAGTATATGATTTCTTCAATAAAAAATGAGAATCgagaaaatgaaaatcaatgTCTAAAGAAAGGTTTAAACAAAAGGTAAAAACACTTTGCTTAAACACAAATCTTAAACACAAATCTTGTTTAAAGCATGTGAAAGTTAAAGATGTAACAGAACCTTAAACACAAATCTTCTTTAAAGCCCTTCAAGTCAAAGACGACTACCTATGCCCCAAAATAGATGGTCGGTTGGATAAAATGTAATGTTTGCATTTGAATGTCATAAGTTCAGTTTGATCCAGTCACACAAGATTTTCCTAACATGATTTACTCTTTCTGTATGGTTTGTAGACTACTACATAGGAGAGAGGTTTTTGTGCACACTTCGAGTTTTCCTCATGTAAGTGGACCGATTACTTTTTTGATGAACTCCGAGTAAAACATGGACGCTAGTTTCTTTACTCATGACCTCCTACATGGGTTACTCTATactagtaaaaataataatatttgatcATAAACCTTAAACTTTGGTggtcaaaattttaaagtttaattttggTTGTGATAAAGAATGCATGGATATAGATGGTTTTGAAAGAGTCTCATATATGGTTCTAGATTATGAAGTCACATAATTACACTCATCTATCTATCCAATAATTTTGCTTGAAGAATTCCAATAGATTTTCAAAGAAGTAACTTGGAAGACCAAGAAATTATAGTTTACTTTGACCAACCAATTAACTATCCCTAATCCAAATTACATTTCTTGTTCTTAATGACCCTATGTTTGttttgtgtgtttgtgtgtgttaTAAACTACAAAGTATATCTAAGTAgtcatttcttaattatattaaggaATGGATTTCTTGACCTTTTCTTTGAATCTTGACATGGATTTCTTCCTAATAATTAATGTCGCCATGCATATATAAGATAAGACTCCTCTGCCTATTCTAAAACATCACATTAATTTACTAATCTTACCTTAAACAACATTACAACATCCTTAATCTCTCTccaattttccaattttttatAGAGTAGTTTAAAATTATCAACTTAAGCTAGATTAATTCTGAATCTTCATAACTTCTACCCAACagttatttttcattttttttgatagattagctTTCAATTCTCAATTTACGCCCAAACTAATTCTGAATCCCCATAACCTCTACCTCGAGagttattttctattttttgatAGATTAGTTTTCAATTCTAGACTTACTCCAGACAAATTTTGAATCCCCATAACCTCTATCCAAGAGTTATTAGAAAAGGTAAATCTTGAATTGTCAGAACAATCTCTCAGTCAGTAATGGAATTCCAACTCGAGTTGATAGCCGCCTCCGCCGGCGCCGCCGCCTGTCTGGTTTTCTTGTGGCTCCGCCGTGATGACGGCAGCCTCCACGACGGCGAAGACGACCCAACGGCGTTCATCTTCAGCGCCGACGATGAAAGTGACGGAGAAAAACGGCCTTACTGCGCCGTGTGTCTTAACAACATCTCCGGCGGCGAGAGGTGCCGGAAGTTGAGGGAGTGCGGGCATTGTTTCCACGTGGACTGCGTGGATGCGTGGCTTCAGAACCACTCTACCTGCCCGCTGTGCAGAACCCAAGTCTCCGGTCACGTTTTCCGGCGTGAATATGAACGTGGGGTGTTGGATTTCTTGGTTTCGTGGTCGGAGATTATCCTGGACAAGATTTGCAACCCTCTTAACCAGGAGTTTAGCTCAATGTTGTGTGAGGGGATGCATGGTAGTCGCTTatgatttcattttattttatttatttttaattatgccATGATTTCTTGGTTtaatttatgtacttaattaattattcctCCATCTATAAATTATTTCATGTATTTAtccatattttaatttagttgGTACTGGAAAAATCATGGGAATGAACATTGTATCTTTTATGTCACCTTCTTTTGTTCTTCTTTCCTTCATCCTTTTCCAACTAACCATATCGCTCATTAATCTATATTTTCAAGTTGATTGTTTCAATCTAAACGGGCGAATATAATTGAATAAGATTATTCCACatttattacataaaatattgattgttctcatatatatgatcataattttttgtgtgtgtttttatttatacGGGTAAATGAGGAAAAACACAATCAATGACATTTACGTAATTATGACGGACTTTTGAAAGTGTATTGGGCAAATTAAAGCTTTGGAGTGCATATACTATATGTGGCCATTAAGCTAAGGCCACTGATTTCATGCACATTCACAGCAACATTCGAAGGCACTTCTTCCAAACTTGGAATAATTAAGGCAACAATGGCCTTCTTCTCAGTGGGTGGTGACGGAAAATGACAATGGTGGGCGGTGGAGTAAGCAGCAGAGATAATCGCCGTAAAAGTGAGATGACGGTGAATAGAGAagattttttcttaatttatgattattattattattactaattaaaaattaaattaaattcaatataatatatcatttttaaaaaaatatgtggaAGCCACATcaacttaaaaattttaataatcaaatagTTTACTGGTTACTGAAGGCCTGCAACCTACAAAATAgtgctaattgcactttttttttttttttttttttttttttttttttttaattttgagttttttNNNNNNNNNNNNNNNNNNNNNNNNNNNNNNNNNNNNNNNNNNNNNNNNNNNNNNNNNNNNNNNNNNNNNNNNNNNNNNNNNNNNNNNNNNNNNNNNNNNNNNNNNNNNNNNNNNNNNNNNNNNNNNNNNNNNNNNNNNNNNNNNNNNNNNNNNNNNNNNNNNNNNNNNNNNNNNNNNNNNNNNNNNNNNNNNNNNNNNNNNNNNNNNNNNNNNNNNNNNNNNNNNNNNNNNNNNNNNNNNNNNNNNNNNNNNNNNNNNNNNNNNNNNNNNNNNNNNNNNNNNNNNNNNNNNNNNNNNNNNNNNNNNNNNNNNNNNNNNNNNNNNNNNNNNNNNNNNNNNNNNNNNNNNNNNNNNNNNNNNNNNNNNNNNNNNNNNNNNNNNNNNNNNNNNNNNNNNNNNNNNNNNNNNNNNNNNNNNNNNNNNNNNNNNNNNNNNNNNNNNNNNNNNNNNNNNNNNNNNNNNNNNNNNNNNNNNNNNNNNNNNNNNNNNNNNNNNNNNNNNNNNNNNNNNNNNNNNNNNNNNNNNNNNNNNNNNNNNNNNNNNNNNNNNNNNNNNNNNNNNNNNNNNNNNNNNNNNNNNNNNNNNNNNNNNNNNNNNNNNNNNNNNNNNNNNNNNNNNNNNNNNNNNNNNNNNNNNNNNNNNNNNNNNNNNNNNNNNNNNNNNNNNNNNNNNNNNNNNNNNNNNNNNNNNNNNNNNNNNNNNNNNNNNNNNNNNNNNNNNNNNNNNNNNNNNNNNNNNNNNNNNNNNNNNNNNNNNNNNNNNNNNNNNNNNNNNNNNNNNNNNNNNNNNNNNNNNNNNNNNNNNNNNNNNNNNNNNNNNNNNNNNNNNNNNNNNNNNNNNNNNNNNNNNNNNNNNNNNNNNNNNNNNNNNNNNNNNNNNNNNNNNNNNNNNNNNNNNNNNNNNNNNNNNNNNNNNNNNNNNNNNNNNNNNNNNNNNNNNNNNNNNNNNNNNNNNNNNNNNNNNNNNNNNNNNNNNNNNNNNNNNNNNNNNNNNNNNNNNNNNNNNNNNNNNNNNNNNNNNNNNNNNNNNNNNNNNNNNNNNNNNNNNNNNNNNNNNNNNNNNNNNNNNNNNNNNNNNNNNNNNNNNNNNNNNNNNNNNNNNNNNNNNNNNNNNNNNNNNNNNNNNNNNNNNNNNNNNNNNNNNNNNNNNNNNNNNNNNNNNNNNNNNNNNNNNNNNNNNNNNNNNNNNNNNNNNNNNNNNNNNNNNNNNNNNNNNNNNNNNNNNNNNNNNNNNNNNNNNNNNNNNNNNNNNNNNNNNNNNNNNNNNNNNNNNNNNNNNNNNNNNNNNNNNNNNNNNNNNNNNNNNNNNNNNNNNNNNNNNNNNNNNNNNNNNNNNNNNNNNNNNNNNNNNNNNNNNNNNNNNNNNNNNNNNNNNNNNNNNNNNNNNNNNNNNNNNNNNNNNNNNNNNNNNNNNNNNNNNNNNNNNNNNNNNNNNNNNNNNNNNNNNNNNNNNNNNNNNNNNNNNNNNNNNNNNNNNNNNNNNNNNNNNNNNNNNNNNNNNNNNNNNNNNNNNNNNNNNNNNNNNNNNNNNNNNNNNNNNNNNNNNNNNNNNNNNNNNNNNNNNNNNNNNNNNNNNNNNNNNNNNNNNNNNNNNNNNNNNNNNNNNNNNNNNNNNNNNNNNNNNNNNNNNNNNNNNNNNNNNNNNNNNNNNNNNNNNNNNNNNNNNNNNNNNNNNNNNNNNNNNNNNNNNNNNNNNNNNNNNNNNNNNNNNNNNNNNNNNNNNNNNNNNNNNNNNNNNNNNNNNNNNNNNNNNNNNNNNNNNNNNNNNNNNNNNNNNNNNNNNNNNNNNNNNNNNNNNNNNNNNNNNNNNNNNNNNNNNNNNNNNNNNNNNNNNNNNNNNNNNNNNNNNNNNNNNNNNNNNNNNNNNNNNNNNNNNNNNNNNNNNNNNNNNNNNNNNNNNNNNNNNNNNNNNNNNNNNNNNNNNNNNNNNNNNNNNNNNNNNNNNNNNNNNNNNNNNNNNNNNNNNNNNNNNNNNNNNNNNNNNNNNNNNNNNNNNNNNNNNNNNNNNNNNNNNNNNNNNNNNNNNNNNNNNNNNNNNNNNNNNNNNNNNNNNNNNNNNNNNNNNNNNNNNNNNNNNNNNNNNNNNNNNNNNNNNNNNNNNNNNNNNNNNNNNNNNNNNNNNNNNNNNNNNNNNNNNNNNNNNNNNNNNNNNNNNNNNNNNNNNNNNNNNNNNNNNNNNNNNNNNNNNNNNNNNNNNNNNNNNNNNNNNNNNNNNNNNNNNNNNNNNNNNNNNNNNNNNNNNNNNNNNNNNNNNNNNNNNNNNNNNNNNNNNNNNNNNNNNNNNNNNNNNNNNNNNNNNNNNNNNNNNNNNNNNNNNNNNNNNNNNNNNNNNNNNNNNNNNNNNNNNNNNNNNNNNNNNNNNNNNNNNNNNNNNNNNNNNNNNNNNNNNNNNNNNNNNNNNNNNNNNNNNNNNNNNNNNNNNNNNNNNNNNNNNNNNNNNNNNNNNNNNNNNNNNNNNNNNNNNNNNNNNNNNNNNNNNNNNNNNNNNNNNNNNNNNNNNNNNNNNNNNNNNNNNNNNNNNNNNNNNNNNNNNNNNNNNNNNNNNNNNNNNNNNNNNNNNNNNNNNNNNNNNNNNNNNNNNNNNNNNNNNNNNNNNNNNNNNNNNNNNNNNNNNNNNNNNNNNNNNNNNNNNNNNNNNNNNNNNNNNNNNNNNNNNNNNNNNNNNNNNNNNNNNNNNNNNNNNNNNNNNNNNNNNNNNNNNNNNNNNNNNNNNNNNNNNNNNNNNNNNNNNNNNNNNNNNNNNNNNNNNNNNNNNNNNNNNNNNNNNNNNNNNNNNNNNNNNNNNNNNNNNNNNNNNNNNNNNNNNNNNNNNNNNNNNNNNNNNNNNNNNNNNNNNNNNNNNNNNNNNNNNNNNNNNNNNNNNNNNNNNNNNNNNNNNNNNNNNNNNNNNNNNNNNNNNNNNNNNNNNNNNNNNNNNNNNNNNNNNNNNNNNNNNNNNNNNNNNNNNNNNNNNNNNNNNNNNNNNNNNNNNNNNNNNNNNNNNNNNNNNNNNNNNNNNNNNNNNNNNNNNNNNNNNNNNNNNNNNNNNNNNNNNNNNNNNNNNNNNNNNNNNNNNNNNNNNNNNNNNNNNNtttttttttttttttttttttttttttttttttgtaagtttgAGATTCTGATTGAaactttttgaaattgaaaGGTCTAATTGTACAAATCAATATACTtagagggcttatttgacccttatcccaaaatataaaataattatctacggagtatttaatttttttttgcaatatcCAATAATGCCGTTACAAAAGTCCAGCGTTCAGAGAATTGTTTTCTTGTACTTaagaaatacaaataatttaattctattttcctttgactGCGTGCTTTCTggttttgtaatttgtatatagcTTTTTCTCTTGGAATTTTCCTGCCGCCATTTTATGACTATGACATATTTTCcaatacaatttcatttttttttttttttgagaaattccaatacaatttcattaattacaCATTTAGCAATGGAGATAGACATTTTAGTCATCTTTGATTTGCAAATAAAGCTATAGTTGATCGGTACTTAAAGGTATATTTTGGATGAAGTATGTCTTGTTGAGTtatggttatcaagtcaactaGCTGATCAATTCAACTAATCAAACTGTAATAATTGATATTAAGCCTATCAATGACGAGTCAGCCTGTCTATTTGACACCTTTAAGATTGGAGAAGACACTTCAAGAGATTCATTTGGCTCGAAGAATTCTTATAACTTTCCAAACAATCGATTAGAAAGATCaagagccaaagaccttgtggcacccggtgtcccggtttacactcctacatggatgatgggagtgggttcgagcctcagtggagttcCTATGAACGTATACTACATTGTGAGATCAACATTAATtataatcaacaattaattaGGATTGGAGTATAGTTTACTATGACCAAGGAATTAACTATCCTTAATCCAAATTACATTTCTTAATGACCAtatgtttgttttctttggtgTACGTACACTACTCAACTACCAACTATATCAAACTACTCATTTCTAAATTATATTAAggaatgatttttttaattttaacttttttctttgAATCTTGACATggatttttttcataattaacgttggcatgcatgcatatataatattcCATATCCATATGGATTTTCATATCCATATGGATTTTCAGCCGGAGTTGATAGCCTtggccggcgccggcgccgttCTGGTTTTCTTGTGGCTCCGCCACGATAACCACCGCGACGACGACGGCCCAAACGCGTTCACCTTCAGCGCTGACGTCACGGATGAAGAAAAGCGGCCTTTCTGCGCCGTTTGTCTGAACGGAATCTGCGGCGGGGAGAGGTGCCGGAAGTTGAGCGCNTTTGTAAGTTTGAGATTCTGATTGAaactttttgaaattgaaaGGTCTAATTGTACAAATCAATATACTtagagggcttatttgacccttatcccaaaatataaaataattatctacggagtatttaatttttttttgcaatatcCAATAATGCCGTTACAAAAGTCCAGCGTTCAGAGAATTGTTTTCTTGTACTTaagaaatacaaataatttaattctattttcctttgactGCGTGCTTTCTggttttgtaatttgtatatagcTTTTTCTCTTGGAATTTTCCTGCCGCCATTTTATGACTATGACATATTTTCcaatacaatttcatttttttttttttttgagaaattccaatacaatttcattaattacaCATTTAGCAATGGAGATAGACATTTTAGTCATCTTTGATTTGCAAATAAAGCTATAGTTGATCGGTACTTAAAGGTATATTTTGGATGAAGTATGTCTTGTTGAGTtatggttatcaagtcaactaGCTGATCAATTCAACTAATCAAACTGTAATAATTGATATTAAGCCTATCAATGACGAGTCAGCCTGTCTATTTGACACCTTTAAGATTGGAGAAGACACTTCAAGAGATTCATTTGGCTCGAAGAATTCTTATAACTTTCCAAACAATCGATTAGAAAGATCaagagccaaagaccttgtggcacccggtgtcccggtttacactcctacatggatgatgggagtgggttcgagcctcagtggagttcCTATGAACGTATACTACATTGTGAGATCAACATTAATtataatcaacaattaattaGGATTGGAGTATAGTTTACTATGACCAAGGAATTAACTATCCTTAATCCAAATTACATTTCTTAATGACCAtatgtttgttttctttggtgTACGTACACTACTCAACTACCAACTATATCAAACTACTCATTTCTAAATTATATTAAggaatgatttttttaattttaacttttttctttgAATCTTGACATggatttttttcataattaacgttggcatgcatgcatatataatattcCATATCCATATGGATTTTCATATCCATATGGATTTTCAGCCGGAGTTGATAGCCTtggccggcgccggcgccgttCTGGTTTTCTTGTGGCTCCGCCACGATAACCACCGCGACGACGACGGCCCAAACGCGTTCACCTTCAGCGCTGACGTCACGGATGAAGAAAAGCGGCCTTTCTGCGCCGTTTGTCTGAACGGAATCTGCGGCGGGGAGAGGTGCCGGAAGTTGAGCGCGTGCGGGCATTGTTTCCACGTGGACTGCGTTGACGCGTGGCTGCAGAAGCAGTCCACGTGCCCGCTTTGCAGAGCGGAAGTCTCCGATCAAGTTTTCCGGCCAGAGTTTGAGGGTGGGGTTTTggatttgttagtttggtggtCTGAGATGGTGTTGGAGAAGATTTGTAGCCCTCTGAATGAGGAGCTTAGCTCAATGGTGCGTGAGAACATGATGTTTGTCACTCAgttgtgatttttttctttcctctaCTGTCTTATCGGTGGGAGTGTGGGTGGCTCTTGGATGAGAGATTTTGTTCTTTAAGAACaagttatgatttttttttttttttttgaatgtgcCATTATATTTCTTGATTTAGTTAGTGGAGAATGGGTGAAATTAGTCCCTTGAGGCTAAAATCACACACTATGTTGAAATAGGAtatgattaattaaatatttaaatagtataatatattgaattaaatatatgaatttactttgatttgatttaaattaaaagtgaatattattcaaaatttggagtaagggtcaaataggccactgaaatacacacaaaactgcaattaggtcattgaactcaaaaacaatgcaattgcgTCCCTGAACTATacaaatccatgcaaattaacccaaagtgacttgtttgacttgatcttacggttaccaactttaaaaataatattttaaaataattttaaataaaatacttaattaaaattaaatttaaaatttaaaaaaaggacccaattgacttgttcatgttttttttttaaattttaattaattaattaatttaaaattattttaaaatattatttttaaagttggtaacccgaagatcaagtcaacaagtcactttggattaatctgca contains these protein-coding regions:
- the LOC116017829 gene encoding UMP-CMP kinase 3-like, with product MGTVIDSANKGANGSIPTDKKVKVVFVLGGPGSGKGTQCAKIVENFGYTHLSAGDLLRAEQKSGSENGTMIQNMIKEGKIVPSEVTIALLQRAIQEHENDKFLIDGFPRNEENREAFERVTGILPEFVLFFDCPEEEMEKRLLGRNQGREDDNIETIRKRFNVYMESSLPVIEYYKSKGKVQKINAAKPVDEVFEAVKAVFTPSDAKVAAA
- the LOC116017854 gene encoding RING-H2 finger protein ATL63-like yields the protein MEFQLELIAASAGAAACLVFLWLRRDDGSLHDGEDDPTAFIFSADDESDGEKRPYCAVCLNNISGGERCRKLRECGHCFHVDCVDAWLQNHSTCPLCRTQVSGHVFRREYERGVLDFLVSWSEIILDKICNPLNQEFSSMLCEGMHGSRL